The window CTAAGAGTCATGAGATCAGAGTTCTCTGCTTAGCTCTGCCAACAACCTTCAGTCTGACCTGGGGCAATTCGCTTCAGGGCTCTGTGCCCAACTTCCATCCTCTGGAAACCAGGGATAAGACATGGAAAAGCAAAATGTTAAGAATGTTTCTTTCTGCTCCAGGGACAAAGAAAGAGCCGTCTGAGACGAAGGGGAAGTGGGAAAAAGGGAGCTCAGAAGAGCAGGAAGAAGAGCGCGCTCCCATCCCCACATTAACAAGCAGCTCCCATATGACGATGGTAATGACGCTTTGTGACTGAGATAATGGAAAGCATCCCCTGCTGTGTGTATTAATATCTCCTGGTGCTGGTATCTCTGACAGGAGAACTACCTGCCCCTTGCTCAGGGAGCTGAAAAGAAACACTCTTGAAGTGTGATCAACTCCAGCCAGTCTTTACAAGTTTATCTGGGTTGCTTGAATGAGGCCCAGATtgacaaagggatttaggcacctaaagaagtACGGAGGTGCTTAGTGGGATTCGCAGAAGTGCCAGACTCAGGTGCCTGATTCTGATGCACTTTCCATGGGACACAGGCACTGCTGAAAATCATACAAGGCCCATCCCTGCGCTTGTAGGTGTAACCCACatatctcctgggtgtggtgttctgtcccatttagtgACACCAGGACCACTTAGAGACAGGGAAAAtgtgagtcatagaatcatagaatatcagggttggaaggggcccccggaggtcatctaatccaaccccctgctcaaagcaggaccaatccccaactaaatcatcccagccagggctttgttaagcctgatcttaaaaacctctaaggaaggagattccaccacctccctaggtaatacattccagtgcttcaccaccctcctagtgaaaaagtttttcctaatatccaacctaaacctccgcactgcatcttgagaccattactccttgttctgtcatctgctaccactgagaatagtttagatccatcctctttggaaccccctttcaggtagttgaaagcagctatcaaatcccccctcattcttctcttctgcagactaaataatcccagttctctcagcctctcctcataagtcatgtgctccagcctcctaataatttttgttgccctccgctggattctttccaattttttcacatccttcttgtagtatggggcccaaaactggatgcaatactggagatgaggcctcaccaatgccaaatagaggggaatggtcacgtccctcaatctgctggcaatgcttctacttatatagcccaaaatgccgttagccttcttggcaataagggcacactgttgactcctgtccagcttctcgtccactgtaacccctaggtccttttccacagaactaATGCCTAGCCACttagtccctagtctgtagcggtgcatgggattcttctgtcctaagtgcaggactctgcacttgtccttgttgaagctcatcagatttcttttggcccaatcctctaatttgtctaggtccctctgtatcctctccctatcctccagcgtatctaccacttctcccagtttagtgtcctctgcaaacttgctgagggtgcaatccacaccatcctccagatcattaatgaagatattgaacaaaaccggccccaggaccgacccttgggtcagtccgcttgataccggctgccaactagacatggagccattgatcactacccgttgagcctgatgatctagccagatttctattcaccttatagtccattcatccagcccatacttctttaacttgctggcaagaatactgggggagacaatatcaaaaactttgctaaagtcaagaaataacacgtccactgttttcccctcatccacagagccagttatctcatcatagaaggcagttaggttagtcaggcatgccttgcccttggtgaatccatgctcaCTGTTCCTGATCTcattcctctcctcaaagtgtttcaaaattgattccttgaggacctggtccatgatttGCTCTATAGCCTCAGCTAATAGTCAGTTGGGTTTTAGTTCATGcggtagagcagaggtgggcaaactatggcccatgggccacatccagcctgcgagaccctcctgcccggcccctgagctcctgacccgggaggctcgcccccagcccctcccctgctgttccccctcccctgcaacctcagctcactgcactgccgATGCGAtggtctgggcagggggctgcgagctcctggggcagcgcagttgcagagccactGCCTGACCTGGGGCTCTGTACTGCATGACCCAgctgtagtgccgccagccactggtgctccagcgCGGTaacggggcagggagcagggggggttggataaagggcaggggagtttgaggagatgggcaggggccgggggtgtggataggggttggggcggtcagaaGGCGGGAAatggggggggttgaatggggcagggctcctgcgggagcagtcaggaatgagaggaggggttgggtgcggtggtggggggcagtcagaggcagGGGATCCGGGAgcgatcaggggacagggaacagggggtggtggatggggcaggagtcccggggggggccgtcagggggcgagaagtgtGGGAGGAGTCAGATAGGGGTCAGGGGCCAGGCCacatctggctgtttggggagacacagcctcccctaactggccctccatacaattttggaaactcgatgtggccctcaggtcaaaaagtttgcccgcccctgtggTAGAGGCTCCTGCACTAAGCtcctgaggtcccaggttcgatcccacgtGCCAACATCTGGGCTGTGTTGGAGTTACAAAGGCACCTAGAGGCCTTTGTAACTCTTGCTGTTAGTGACAGAGCACCCTGCAGCACATACAAAAGTCTGCAACTCTGGGAGCTTCTGACGTGCCGGGGGGCTGGAGTATGTATGCGAGTCTGCCACTCCGGTGTGCTCTACTGCGTCCTCAGCTGCTGGCATCCAGGACAGATGCTGCGAATCCAGCGCCACACAAGCCAGCTGCAGTAATACTCAGGGGGTGCCCTGAGACACCAGGAAAAAGGCCTCCAGCACCCAAGGCTCTGGGTTTAGGTGACCCTGGAACCAGGCCCCTAGAGTAACATTGTGCCCAGTGAGTTCTGACCCACAGGGGTCTGGCCCCAGAGGCCCACGGTTTGAGATTCTCTTCAGCCAGGCAAACTCGCTCCTTCAGTCTAAGCTACTTTCTCTCCTGCCGGCGATTCCTGCCTGTTTTCTGGCAGCACCACACGCtgcggggtggggaagggagaggccgTTTCTGTTTGGGCCCTATTCTCATTCCTTTCCTCGCAGATACTGTGGGCTGCCAGAGTTGCTGAGCCAATCTGCTCAGGCTCTCGGGGTGGGATGGGACATGGGGCAGGTTCTCCAGTGACCCCTCAGCTATACTCAAGGAGCAACTCAAATGGGCTTTGCAGGACATTGAGGCTTTCTCAGCAATAGCTGGGCttcctgggaggaggggtgagcGAGGGAGGAAATGGGGTGACCCTTGGGGTCCCAGCACTGCCCGAGAGGCTCCCGTCTCTTCTCAGGAGAAGGGGCCAGAGAGCGGACAAAAGGCTGAGGAAACCTTGGCACCTGTGGAGGCTTTTTAAGAAAAGGGCTCAGCCGGAGTCTCCAGGCTCCCGCGGCGCTGCCAGCCTCCCCCGGGGACAGACGGTTCCAGGGCAGCTGCCCTAGGGAAATACTCAGTCCCAAGAGGCTTTGTCCCTGTTCATTGCAGACCCGCGGGGAGCAGCCTTCCTCAGCCCCGCTCCACGCCCTGCTGCTGACAGCCGTGCAGGGTCTGACAACACCCACCCTGGAGAGATTTAGAGCCGCAGAGGAGGAGCTGAGGACCATCGTATCTCTCCACGGAGACAAGATGGAGAGAGTAAGAGACGCCcgcagtggggcagggggatgctgcgcagagagggggatggagaatTGCCTCTCCTAGGAAACCGTTCCTGGGACACACGAGCATGGTGCTTTGAAGGTTGGCTCAGCCCCTTGCCATTCATCGCTTGGCCGCGGGGATCCGCAGCGTCAGGTTTTTAAAGTGTTCTCTGCCCGCTGGAGCTCTGACACTTCCCTGAGGACCACCCAGCCGCACTGAAGGTGTgtgacagccccagccctggcaagGCAGCACTTACCTAGTCTACTGACAAGCCTCCACATTAGGCTCCAGGAGCAGACATGGTTTCCTCAGACATGCCGCAAGGCCTTGTTTTCCAGCTGAAGTATCAGGAAGAATTTGGCCTTgcacttctctctctgtctctctcaagcTTTCATCCTATTGCCCATCCCCACAGAATCTGAGTGCCTGCTCCATGAATTAGACTGGCCTATGGAGGTTTCTGGAAGATGTCATTTCTACATCCCCTGGGTAGGAGGCTCTCAGTGTCATTTACTCCCCCTGATTAATGACGCTCCACCGCCCTCCTGGGAGGTCGGAATTCTACCCATTTGACACTTGGGGAATCTGAAGCCCAGAGAGCTCTTTGAATTGCCCAAGCTGGCGCAGCTTATTGAGAAAGGAATAGGGTCCACGTTCCCTACAGTCCTTTAAACGTTGCCTTTAATCGCTCGGCCTGGAAATAGGTGacattccttcccttctccaaagACCGCCTGCATGTGGCGCGTAAGTGCAGACTTATTCCCCTCCTGGGCTTTGGCTTTCCTGGAAACTCTGAGACTAATAAACGAACAGAATCCTCAACCTGAACTTCCTCCCCAGCCTGCCTGTTCCTAGGGTTTCCTCTAGGTCATCCCTGTCTCTGGCCGAGTTCCTTGTTTCCAACAGGTCCCAGCGGGAAGTTAACAAATGGCCCCTCAATCAGCAGATTGATTTGTGCAGCACTCTCACTTCTGCTAGCAGAACAGGTCAACAGAATCCTCCACGCAGGGTTGTAGCTCCTGCTCCTTGTTCGAGAGAGGCAAGAGCAATGACCAATTCCTCATGAAAGAGCCCTAGGGGGTGGCTTGTACCTTTCAGGTCTGTCTACCCTGTGTTGCAAACTCTGCAGCAGGAGTCTTAAAGTCCCCTGGGCCTATGGACTTGGGCTCCCAGGGCTGGCATTGTGGGGCCAAAACAGCAATGCAAACttgtctgggcttgggctggaacttgATCTCTGAAGCCCAGGGAAGAGGGGAGCTTCAGACCTCAGGAAGGCTGGGGTTCCTGGACTTGTCAAAGCCTTTTTCTTCAGATTATGGAGGAGCCAAAATGGGCAACTGAGGTCAGAGGCGGCTTGCAGGGCTGCCAGGAGGGGTCTCCTGGAAGGAGCCCACTCATTGATAAATCCATCCCTCAACTTCTTGGCATTCTTCCAGGTTGGAGACGTCGTGGGAGGGATCTTAATCTGGTTTGACAACGTCTGTGATCCCAGAGCCAGAAAAGCAGCGCTGAGGGCAACGGCCTTGCTGGCTCGCTCCCACCCCCAGGACGTGGTTCTAACCTGTGTGGCTCACATGCTGTCATCGCACAGATAGGGAGCTGCTCTGTTATCCCCTCAGTCCCTTATTTCTCTTCCTGCTCCTACTGGCAGGCCACAGGCTGGGAAGTGTCCATGGGGCTCACACAGTTGGAGAGAGTTTGCTGCTGTGCAGAGAGCTGTCCATGCTTCCTCAAAGGAGATGGCCAGGCCCAGACCCTGAGGAGCcaacccctcctcctgccctccctggGATGGAGACGTGCCACTTTTCTGGAGAATTCCAGCATTGTCCTGATTTCTATGGGTCACCCCACTTCCTTTCAGATCCAGTACAGGGCCAATAAATGACTTTGAGGCTCACTCAACATCCACACATGACCAGAGTATAAATGCAGTGgagcctgcctgagtctgcagacagccagcAATAATAGCTCTGAGAGGGGTGAGTGCCTCTTTTCATCTCAATATGTTGTAAACTCTGAGTCCTGCTGGTTATTGCTGATCACTTTGCAGAGTCATCAATCTGAGGTGTTTATAACACAATCCCCATGTTCCTAGGGGCCGTGAAAGCCAACTTGGACCCTAGCCAGAGATCAAAACTCTGGCTTTCCTTGGCATCTTCTGCAATGCAGTTCTGCACTGCCCATAGAGAAATCTGTGTCACATGGGAGAGCAAATTGAAGAGCagcatgaaaaaaattgaatttcttACCCGGTCCAGTTACCAGAGGAATACAGTGTTGGTTTTCATATTTCTTTGAGTGTTTGATTTGTAAACCTTTCAGGGTTGAATTCCTTGGAACAGCCACAGTGCTTTCCAGGGGCTGTGCTCACAAGCTATAGAAACTCGGCAGCATTGGCACAGAATTTCAGTCAAGCTTCCTGAAGACCTTGCTTCCAGGCCATTTGCTCTTGAGTTGTCCAATCTAGTTCTCAATGTTCCCAGGGCTTGACCAGCATGTCCGACCTTCCTCACCAAACTTGGAAGTCAAATGAGAAGTCTTTTGGATCCATCTGCAGTCTTCCTCTACAGATGCCTGCGGGGACCAGCCGCACTTAGATCAGCAAGagtggagagaagagagaagaggGATTTCAATACTAGTTTCCTTCCATCTCTGTCACAATGGGCAGTACAATCTTCTCTTCCAAGCTCCTGAATCCTCTCCTATCAGGGCATGTTCTGATTCAGTGTCTGATTCAGTGTCCACCACACTGCAGTAGGATTGAGGTGCTTAGAGACACTTGGCCAAATGCTGGGTCTCAGTTACACCCCCAAATAGCCAGAGTAACTCCAATGAGGTCAGGCAAGTTTCTCAGGACTGATCCTAgcgtaacagagcagaattttgcgGTCTGCAGTTTGTTGGTCACTCTGTGGTCAGTTCATGGTCGCTGTTTGGAAGCAGTGATGCTGGCTTCAGGAACAATAACCCATTAGGGGAAAGGAATAAATGCAACATTCtctgaagggacttgcccagccTCAGCCTCCCCGCACCAATCAGTGTCTCCTCTGAGAGACATCTTTCCTGCCTACATTGCAAGCCTCTCCCTGGGGAGGGCAAAAGGGTCTGACTTCTGTTTCTGAATCTGCAGATGTGCCATTGAGTTGTGGAAGGCCTTGGGTGAAGAACCACAGCTCACCAGGgagatgctgcagcagctgctggataACCTCCAGCAGAGACGCCAGGAGGAGAAGAGCGGCAATGTGTCTCTGGCTGTAAGTGAGATTTGAGATGTCGCTTTGTGAACCCACCACTGCAGGGAGGATGGtgcatctttgtgtgtgtgtgtgtgtgtgagcttcACCCCTTCTGAGCTTCAGGCCACAACTCCACTACACAATTCAGCTGACCCAACTTCCCTCGGCATACAGCCGCCACAGCAATTCCATCCCTTGTGTGGGTCTGCACTTCGCTGCTTGTGtcagccagggccggctccaggtgCCAGCAAAGGAAACAGGTGCCTGGGGCAACCAATAGAAAGTTGGGGCAGCACGTCCGGGTCTTCGGTGGAATTTGGCAGCGGGTCCTTCATTCCCGCTCTTCCTCTTCAGCGGCACTTTGGTGGCAGCTCAAtcgggtttttctttttttttttccttctccacttagggcagcaaaaaagctggagccagccctggtgtCAGcagtgcacgtcctcaccagaaGCACTTGTCTCGATTATTCGGTCAGGGTGGGGCATTGTTGGAAGTCTCCTGAGGGACAGTTGACCTAAACAAcacggtgtctacactgacactgcattgacctaactgcATTGACTTGGACTCTCTGCCCCTTGTGAAGGTGGAGTTATTAATTTGGCACTGAGGGGCAGTTCTGCCAATGGGAAGGAAATTCCATAGTTAGGGTGATGCTGGGTAAGTGTCCTGCACAGTGTCTCAGGCCCTGTACAGATGTCTATGGCGCTGGTCTGGtggcctccctgctccctccagccaAGTCAGTTCACACAGGGGGAACCGGAGCAGCGGGCAGATTATGACTCTGTCACGTTATGCTCTGATACTGCCTGGCTTTAACCGGTCATCCTCACCCCCTGTGTGTCATTGCCAGGAGAGGGATAGTGTGCGCTCAGCTGCCATTTTACTGCTTGGCAACATGGTGGGCAGGATGCAGGACCCAGACAAACCCCTCGTGGAGCAGGAAATCATCCACTGCTtgctcccactgctgctgcaTCTTGAAGACCAGGATGAGATTGTGACTCTGGTAAGTGCCATGGTCATTATTTCCAGAGCAAAGAGCCAGAATCCCCTGGGGCCCCCTCTCCATTCATCGCCAGAGCCCCTTGTCCAAGCAGAGTCTTCTCCTCCCTGcttcactccatgctggagcctAGTGCCTCATCCATCCTCACAGCACAATTTGGAAGAAAAGCCTTCTTCTGGGAAAGAGTCCTGAGTCTCTATTGCAAAGACAGGCCTCAGGCCTTTGGGCTGCTGCATCCAAAGATTCACAACAAGAGGCAGCAAAAGAAAAGGGAGCAAAGATCTGTCCATGCCCCTTTGGTTCAGGGAGCTGATATATGCCCACAGCCTTCTGGAAAGTGGGTGCAGCTGCTCTGTCTTCTTCTCTGGAGCTCCTGAGAGAACTTCTCCAGGTCCTAACTTCCCAACATTCACCGGATGTTGCCGTCTTTGGTTGGGCCAACTGGGATGTAGAGGGAAGCCTGATTTGGGGGCTCCTTTGGTCAGAGTCTTTGGGATCCCAAAGCTGACTCACACTCTCATACAGTCTCTTTGTGCAGAAGGACTGAGCAGAAGGCAAAGCGTAGCGGGGCCAGGAGTATTGCATTTGGCCCTGGCACGGCCCAGGTCCTGCTTCCCCATGAAGTGCGGGGCCCTGGGTAACTGCCCCAAACCATCCAAAGGACGGGATGGCTCTGGCTCTCTCCAGCCAATTCTCAGTTTCCTCTCCTGAGCACAGTCCTGTAGAGAACAAATTACAGGAATCTCCACTAGTATGAAAAGCAGGAGAACAAGGGACGGGGAAGGCTCGATGTCCCCCAGACTATCCCTCTCTCATTGAGAACCCTCTTGGTCTCACCTTCCCTTGCAGTGATGTAAACTGACGCTCTTCCGCTGCGCAGTCTTTCTCAGCTGGGCTCATTTGAAGAGGCTGTTCCGCAGCATGGCCTGGGATGGCTACTCACAGCTCTCGAAGTGTGTCTGGAACGTCTTGGTAGGTGAATTCTTTGTACCTTGAGAGTGGTGAATGGTGACCTTGAGGGAGACCTTCCTAACCCCACACCATGAATACCCATCCGCTTTGCTTGGGTGGCAGGACTTGATTCCAGGCTCTCTGCTGGTTCATTTCTGCAGGAGTTACAATCCGttcacatttttgaaatttttctccACAACTGTCAGAACTCcaaacttttgtcttttaaaatgaaagctgaggttctggaGAACACAACAGTAACTTCAGAGAAGTGCTGCTACAATGTATGGGTTCATATTGGCAGTTGCCATGCCCTGGCTATATGCTTTGGCTTTCCTGGACTATTCGCTGTGGGAAGAACATGTCATTTGTATATTGTGCATTTCTTCCTTCTTACTTCCTAGATGCAGAACAACAAGAGCCACATCCCCAAATTCCTGTTCCAGGCCCTAGAGTAGCTGGAAAGCTCACAGACAACAATAAGACATTCTGCAGCCTTGTTCATTGGTAAGCAGAGCAAATtcacttgatattttttaaatatttccttcaaAGCCCTTTTCTAGACTGCTGCTCTGTTCCCTCCGACAGCGCCAGAATCCTAAAACGGTGTGTGTGGATACCACACCAACTTCCCCTGCCCACAAGAACTTTTTGGCTGCACCTAGAGGAAACCAGCATGATGTGAATTCAATCTCCTTTGGAAATCAGCCTCTCAGTAACTTCTGGGCGTCTGATGCTTTATCTAATGTGCTTTGTGAACAGATGTAAGGAATGTATCTAATTTCTGAAGGGTGTCCTGGGGGAATGGCTGTATCTTTAGCAGTTTTCAGCGAAGGATTTGAAAAGTAATGAGATCCATTGCATTCATTGTGTGTCTAGGAAAGACTATCTGCCATTACTGCAATTTGTTGTCTGAAACAGTGAATGAACATGGCATCTGCCTCCTGTATGAAAGTAAGGAAATACCTTTGTGTGTTTGTGCCTCTGTGGGAAGTATAGGGGTGCAGCACAGAGCCTGAACACAGGTTCGAATGTGGACACAGGTCCCTCTCTGTCTAAGGACAGCGTTTAAGAAAGAACTGTGGTCACGCGAGCTTTCATCGAGGTACTACTATATGTGTACAGGAGCAGGGGAATTCCATCCCTAGCTCCTGGTATAGACGTAGCCTTAGAGCTGTGTGGGGAAACTGTCTTCACCAAGGTCAGAAAGTCTCTAAAGGAAGGCCTGAC of the Dermochelys coriacea isolate rDerCor1 chromosome 11, rDerCor1.pri.v4, whole genome shotgun sequence genome contains:
- the LOC119863736 gene encoding maestro heat-like repeat family member 5 — its product is MLRMFLSAPGTKKEPSETKGKWEKGSSEEQEEERAPIPTLTSSSHMTMTRGEQPSSAPLHALLLTAVQGLTTPTLERFRAAEEELRTIVSLHGDKMERVGDVVGGILIWFDNVCDPRARKAALRATALLARSHPQDVVLTCVAHMLSSHR